AGAAAAAGAAAAATATAGAAAGGAGAAAGAAGAATAAAGGGGTACCCCAAAAAGTAAAAAGACTTTTTTGGGGATTCAGTGAGGAGGGAGACTCGTATGACGAAGGCAGATATTGTTAGAGGGATACATGAAAAAGTAGGTTTATCAAGGAAAGAGGCGATAGATATCGTAGAGACAATACTGAACACGATAAAGGAAGCACTGAGAGAAGGTGAGATGGTAAAGGTCTCAGGATTCGGTAATTTTGTTGTAAGGAAAAAAGGTTCGAGAAAGGGTAGAAACCCAAAGACAGGTGTTGAGA
The window above is part of the Nitrospirota bacterium genome. Proteins encoded here:
- a CDS encoding integration host factor subunit alpha — its product is MTKADIVRGIHEKVGLSRKEAIDIVETILNTIKEALREGEMVKVSGFGNFVVRKKGSRKGRNPKTGVEIEITPRKIVTFRPSAIFKELVANK